The following proteins are co-located in the Brevibacillus laterosporus DSM 25 genome:
- a CDS encoding TSUP family transporter — translation MELDISTIILLALIGFLAAFIDSCVGGGGLISLPALLGLGLPPHLALGTNKLAGTLSSLTSSITFISMGKYDKKLMLILAPVSFIGAWIGALTVLDVPQGFLNTLVIIMMGLIFVYTLLNKKFGHEANFKGYTTFTVSWGILFAFLIGFYDGFFGPGTGSFFVFLMVLLFGYDFVIAAGNGRILNLASNISSLAVFIWNGKVLFSIGLVMGLAMILGATLGARVAVMTGVRYVRPLFLIVSVSLITKMVYELLIK, via the coding sequence ATGGAACTAGATATATCAACCATTATTTTACTTGCTTTAATCGGATTTTTAGCTGCGTTCATTGATAGCTGTGTTGGCGGGGGAGGTCTAATTTCTCTTCCTGCTTTGCTTGGTTTAGGCCTTCCCCCTCACCTTGCATTGGGAACCAATAAACTGGCAGGTACTCTTTCGTCCCTAACCAGTTCGATCACCTTCATTAGTATGGGGAAATACGATAAGAAGCTAATGTTAATCCTCGCTCCTGTTTCATTTATCGGTGCATGGATAGGTGCCCTGACGGTTTTAGATGTTCCTCAAGGCTTTCTTAACACGCTAGTTATTATTATGATGGGTCTTATCTTTGTTTATACTCTTCTAAACAAAAAGTTTGGCCATGAAGCAAATTTTAAAGGGTACACAACCTTTACAGTTAGCTGGGGCATTTTATTTGCCTTTTTGATCGGTTTCTACGACGGTTTTTTCGGTCCTGGCACAGGCTCCTTCTTTGTATTCCTCATGGTGCTACTATTCGGCTATGATTTTGTAATCGCTGCTGGTAATGGTCGTATCCTGAATCTAGCCAGCAATATCTCATCACTTGCTGTATTCATCTGGAATGGTAAAGTTCTCTTTTCTATTGGCTTAGTTATGGGATTGGCCATGATTTTAGGCGCAACTCTTGGTGCCCGTGTGGCAGTTATGACTGGTGTTCGCTATGTGCGCCCGTTGTTTCTTATCGTGTCAGTCTCTCTCATTACAAAAATGGTATATGAACTATTAATCAAATAA
- a CDS encoding superoxide dismutase, whose protein sequence is MAHQLPALPYANNALEPHFDALTMEIHHDRHHATYVNNLNAALEGHADLQGKSVEELISNLDALPEGIRTAVRNNGGGHANHSLFWEILSPNGGGNPTGAIADAINAAFGSYDNFKAEFTKAATGRFGSGWAWLIVDGDKVAITSTPNQDSPVMEGKKPVLGLDVWEHAYYLNYQNKRPDYIGAFWNLINWEEVNKRFEAAR, encoded by the coding sequence ATGGCACATCAACTACCTGCACTACCATATGCAAACAATGCATTGGAACCACATTTTGATGCACTAACAATGGAAATCCACCATGATCGTCATCATGCTACTTACGTTAACAATTTAAATGCCGCTTTAGAAGGTCATGCTGATCTTCAAGGAAAAAGCGTAGAAGAATTAATTTCTAATCTGGATGCACTTCCAGAAGGTATCCGCACAGCTGTACGTAACAATGGTGGTGGACATGCGAACCACAGCTTATTCTGGGAAATTCTAAGTCCAAATGGCGGCGGAAACCCAACAGGTGCTATTGCTGACGCAATCAATGCTGCATTCGGTAGCTATGATAACTTTAAAGCTGAATTTACAAAAGCAGCTACAGGCCGTTTCGGTTCTGGCTGGGCTTGGCTAATTGTAGACGGTGATAAAGTAGCGATCACATCCACACCTAACCAAGATAGCCCAGTAATGGAAGGTAAAAAGCCTGTTCTTGGTCTAGACGTTTGGGAGCATGCTTATTACCTGAATTACCAAAACAAACGCCCAGACTACATCGGTGCTTTCTGGAACTTGATTAACTGGGAAGAAGTAAACAAACGCTTCGAAGCAGCTCGCTAA
- a CDS encoding cation diffusion facilitator family transporter produces MESIEGSTKLLKYKKGSRAIKISIFLYLILSVSKILVGMFAQSEALTADGWNNVSDVLASIALMIGMYISQKPADHNHRYGHFRAETTAALLAAFMMAVVGIDVLKGAFMKLWRPEAQVIAPDPLSMYVAFGGALILYLLSRYNMAIGKETDNLAVMAAAYDNRSDAIISIGTLIGIGTARLGWLWADALVALIVGLLIIKTAYVVGKQAVDSLMDAFEEDKWQEIHDRIMEVNGVSRVTDLRARYHGSAVHVDCIIEVPSSLTVAESHDVTDRIEEYLKGFNGIERMLIHVEPASRRPNKSRT; encoded by the coding sequence GTGGAAAGTATAGAAGGGAGCACGAAGCTCCTGAAATACAAAAAGGGAAGCAGAGCCATTAAGATTAGCATCTTCCTTTATTTGATCCTGTCTGTTAGTAAGATTCTGGTTGGGATGTTTGCTCAATCTGAGGCATTGACAGCAGATGGATGGAATAACGTATCAGATGTGTTGGCGTCTATTGCCCTGATGATTGGTATGTATATTTCCCAAAAACCAGCTGATCACAATCATCGATATGGACATTTTCGTGCAGAAACGACAGCAGCCCTATTAGCGGCTTTTATGATGGCAGTGGTAGGAATAGATGTTTTAAAGGGTGCTTTCATGAAATTATGGAGACCAGAAGCGCAAGTAATAGCTCCTGATCCTTTATCTATGTATGTAGCTTTTGGTGGTGCTCTCATTCTATATCTCTTATCTCGTTACAATATGGCTATTGGCAAAGAAACAGATAATCTGGCAGTTATGGCTGCTGCTTATGATAATCGAAGTGACGCGATTATAAGTATTGGAACATTAATTGGTATTGGTACAGCCCGACTAGGCTGGCTATGGGCAGATGCCCTAGTGGCACTTATCGTTGGCTTACTCATTATTAAGACGGCATATGTGGTAGGAAAACAGGCAGTTGACAGCCTGATGGATGCCTTTGAAGAAGATAAATGGCAAGAGATTCACGATCGTATTATGGAAGTGAATGGTGTTAGCCGAGTGACTGATTTACGGGCTCGTTATCATGGAAGCGCTGTTCATGTTGATTGTATTATTGAAGTACCATCATCCTTAACTGTAGCAGAAAGTCATGATGTTACGGATAGGATTGAAGAATATCTGAAAGGCTTTAATGGGATTGAACGAATGCTGATTCATGTAGAGCCAGCTTCCCGTAGACCAAATAAATCTCGAACATAG
- a CDS encoding metal-dependent hydrolase, translated as MDTATHFAIGFGLAALAHLDPVVANNPGLAEAVMIGTVIGQQAPDFDGFTRLLGNATYIRNHRGASHSIPAIFIWTLSIFGLIQYFIPQEHWGHLLGWTFFAVFLHVFVDIFNAYGTQALRPFSRKWVALCTMFIFDPLIFALHIIGLLLWAAGAEPGKLFLVIYVFIALYYVKRYRVHARELAYLQSSLGLKGEYTLIPTYSWSQWTFVVKTPQQWYVGEIHQGSEPLVLDIFPIPKTEPELITLTRQDKKVQAFLSFTHHVHAEVIQRSFGYEVKWKDLRYRAKHMGKSHYMLVAVVYLDQDKQIRDSFVGWIHHSEDQLTKKLNPQKEIQVN; from the coding sequence ATGGATACTGCCACGCATTTTGCCATCGGTTTTGGTTTAGCCGCCCTTGCTCATCTAGATCCTGTTGTAGCAAACAATCCGGGTTTAGCTGAAGCGGTAATGATTGGAACAGTCATCGGTCAACAAGCACCCGATTTTGATGGATTTACTCGTCTACTCGGTAATGCAACATATATCCGCAACCATCGGGGAGCCTCTCATTCGATCCCTGCTATTTTCATCTGGACACTCTCCATTTTTGGACTTATCCAATACTTCATTCCGCAAGAACACTGGGGGCATTTACTCGGTTGGACATTCTTTGCTGTCTTTTTACATGTTTTTGTCGATATATTTAACGCCTATGGGACACAGGCACTACGACCCTTTAGTCGAAAATGGGTTGCCCTTTGTACCATGTTTATCTTTGATCCTCTAATCTTTGCCTTGCATATCATCGGACTATTATTGTGGGCGGCTGGTGCTGAGCCTGGTAAGCTGTTCCTTGTTATTTACGTATTTATTGCCCTTTATTATGTAAAAAGGTATCGGGTACATGCACGTGAGCTAGCCTATCTTCAATCTTCTTTGGGACTAAAAGGAGAATATACGCTAATCCCTACTTATTCATGGAGTCAGTGGACGTTCGTCGTAAAAACGCCTCAGCAATGGTATGTAGGAGAGATACATCAAGGCTCAGAGCCATTAGTGCTTGATATTTTCCCAATTCCAAAAACTGAGCCAGAGCTTATTACCCTTACGAGACAGGATAAAAAAGTGCAGGCCTTTCTTTCCTTTACCCACCATGTTCATGCAGAAGTGATACAACGTTCTTTTGGCTATGAAGTAAAATGGAAAGATTTGCGTTATCGTGCTAAGCATATGGGTAAATCGCATTACATGCTGGTAGCTGTCGTCTATCTAGATCAAGATAAACAAATTCGCGATTCATTCGTAGGCTGGATTCACCACAGCGAAGACCAGTTAACCAAAAAATTAAATCCCCAAAAAGAGATTCAGGTTAATTAG
- the mutY gene encoding A/G-specific adenine glycosylase, translated as MTRKKQPTIYTLPDEFQAFDFAQDLLYWYDAQKRDLPWRINRDPYRVWVSEIMLQQTRVETVKPYYQNFMQKFPTVEALAAAPEEQVLKAWEGLGYYSRARNLQAAAREVTVSYGGVVPDTPEEISKLKGVGPYTAGAILSIAYEVPVPAVDGNVMRVFSRLLLMDDDIAKPATRTKMEQLVKQTIPIGRAGDFNQAIMELGALVCLPKNPQCLTCPVFDYCLARKEGVQDTLPVKGKAKPPRPVQLLTAVVKRDSQFLIQKRPEQGLLAGLWEFPMIEHAGTKDDEEQLLRFLEKEYGLEVDLGDYLMNVQHTFSHLHWNVDVYVMEHISGEPLKENAVFVTSEEMAQYAFPVLHNKIIAEILAKEENC; from the coding sequence ATGACAAGAAAAAAACAACCAACTATTTATACACTGCCCGATGAATTTCAAGCGTTTGATTTTGCTCAAGATCTCTTGTATTGGTATGATGCCCAAAAGCGAGATTTACCATGGCGAATAAATCGAGACCCTTATCGTGTCTGGGTTTCAGAAATTATGCTACAACAGACACGTGTAGAAACCGTGAAACCCTACTATCAAAATTTTATGCAAAAATTCCCTACAGTGGAAGCGCTGGCTGCCGCTCCTGAGGAACAGGTTCTAAAAGCATGGGAAGGACTAGGTTATTATTCCCGAGCACGTAACTTACAAGCCGCAGCTCGTGAGGTTACAGTTTCGTATGGTGGAGTGGTTCCTGACACACCTGAAGAAATTTCTAAGCTAAAGGGTGTAGGCCCATATACAGCCGGTGCCATTTTAAGTATAGCTTATGAAGTTCCTGTACCAGCGGTGGACGGTAATGTAATGCGTGTGTTTTCCAGACTTTTACTGATGGATGATGATATTGCTAAACCAGCTACACGGACCAAAATGGAACAGCTAGTTAAACAAACAATTCCAATCGGACGAGCGGGTGACTTTAACCAAGCGATTATGGAATTAGGGGCACTTGTTTGTCTGCCTAAAAATCCGCAATGCCTTACCTGTCCCGTCTTTGATTACTGTTTAGCTCGAAAAGAAGGCGTGCAGGATACATTGCCCGTCAAAGGGAAGGCAAAGCCACCGCGTCCCGTTCAATTACTAACAGCGGTAGTAAAACGTGACTCCCAATTCCTTATTCAAAAGCGTCCTGAACAGGGATTATTAGCAGGATTATGGGAATTTCCTATGATAGAGCATGCGGGGACAAAGGATGACGAGGAACAATTGCTACGTTTCTTGGAAAAAGAGTATGGACTAGAGGTAGATTTGGGAGATTATCTGATGAATGTACAACATACCTTCTCACATTTGCATTGGAATGTAGATGTGTATGTAATGGAGCACATTTCAGGTGAGCCGCTAAAAGAGAATGCTGTGTTTGTTACCTCAGAGGAAATGGCACAATATGCATTCCCCGTATTACACAATAAGATCATTGCCGAAATATTAGCGAAGGAAGAAAATTGTTAA
- the fabL gene encoding enoyl-[acyl-carrier-protein] reductase FabL produces MSRNGKVALVTGGTRGIGKAIAHQLADQGYDLVINYLRNRTAARETAAELEAKGVRVHLVKTNVGDVAKIKEMFKEIDEVFGRLDILVNNAASGVLRPLMELEESHWDWTMEINSKALLFCAQEAAKLMQKTNDGGKIVSLSSLGSIRVIENYTTVGVSKAAVEALTRYLAVELAPYNISVNAVSGGVVDTGALKHFPNREELLEASANRTPVGRMVEEEDLANAAIFLLSDQAKMICGQTIIVDGGISLLV; encoded by the coding sequence ATGAGTAGAAATGGGAAAGTGGCGTTAGTTACAGGTGGAACCAGAGGTATTGGGAAGGCGATTGCACACCAATTAGCTGATCAAGGCTATGATTTAGTCATTAACTATCTACGGAATCGTACAGCAGCAAGAGAAACAGCAGCTGAATTGGAAGCGAAGGGTGTTCGCGTTCATTTGGTGAAAACCAATGTTGGAGATGTTGCAAAAATCAAAGAAATGTTTAAAGAGATTGATGAGGTATTCGGCCGTCTGGATATTCTTGTAAACAATGCAGCTTCTGGTGTCCTACGACCTTTAATGGAGCTTGAAGAGAGCCACTGGGATTGGACTATGGAAATTAACAGTAAAGCTTTATTATTCTGTGCGCAAGAAGCAGCGAAACTGATGCAAAAAACAAATGATGGTGGTAAAATCGTAAGCTTGTCCAGTTTGGGCTCCATACGCGTAATTGAAAACTACACAACTGTGGGAGTATCTAAGGCCGCTGTAGAGGCTTTAACTCGTTATCTTGCTGTAGAATTAGCTCCGTATAATATCTCTGTAAATGCTGTGTCTGGAGGCGTTGTCGATACAGGCGCATTAAAGCACTTCCCAAACCGAGAAGAATTATTAGAAGCATCCGCTAACCGCACTCCAGTAGGTCGTATGGTAGAAGAAGAGGATTTGGCTAATGCGGCGATATTCTTGTTATCAGACCAAGCAAAAATGATTTGCGGACAGACGATTATTGTTGATGGCGGTATTTCTTTACTGGTTTAG
- a CDS encoding GNAT family N-acetyltransferase, whose protein sequence is MIIRTFRLGDYAAITRIWQETELDRTDTETMDSLAKQLAWDSDLVMVAEEDGEVVGVIVGTIDGTRAYFYRLAVSLSSQGMGIGRKLVEALENRFHQRGVNQILIMVNQANERVLPFYQTMGYELQQYITLSKRISS, encoded by the coding sequence ATGATTATTCGGACGTTTCGTCTGGGCGATTATGCGGCAATTACTCGTATTTGGCAAGAAACAGAATTAGATCGAACTGATACCGAAACGATGGATTCTCTTGCTAAACAATTAGCTTGGGACAGCGACTTGGTTATGGTTGCTGAGGAAGATGGAGAAGTCGTAGGCGTTATTGTCGGCACGATAGATGGGACTCGTGCTTATTTTTATCGTTTAGCCGTTTCGCTTTCTTCCCAAGGAATGGGCATAGGCCGTAAGTTAGTGGAAGCTCTAGAGAATCGTTTTCACCAACGTGGAGTCAATCAAATTCTTATCATGGTAAATCAGGCGAATGAACGGGTGCTACCTTTTTACCAAACCATGGGATATGAGTTGCAACAGTATATTACGCTTTCTAAAAGGATTTCCTCCTAA